The following coding sequences lie in one Streptomyces xiamenensis genomic window:
- a CDS encoding carboxylate--amine ligase: MSPLDTRVPALLLRLDHHPFHHGSLGAVRSLGRAGVEVHAFVESPRGPLARSRYLHRAHPIPGAADIDVERLLLRTAERIGRPAVLLPMDDAGALALASGLADRLRGAYLLPGTTPGAVERAADKERLAGLCAELGLPHPATVVPDGPQEVAAAVRELGLPLIAKWSRPWLLPKDSGLRSATVITSAGQALRLYAASARAGSRLLLQRRLAGGRNADWFFHGCFGRGGVPLYGGTGRKDLSWPLGAGATAVGSWRENPEVAAAARRLAAHLGHHGILDLDFRREAGSGAYHLLDVNPRPGAQFRLFTDPSGLDVVRALHLDLTGRRVPVGRAVPGRMFVAENYGLLAALTAPARVAALRGRPVETAWFAADDPAPFAAMAGGWTARAARKGWERARSLSSSSRSPSPHPSAPAPLSRAIPAPATVPVPASSPLPPHPTQ, translated from the coding sequence ATGTCGCCGCTCGACACCAGAGTGCCCGCACTGCTGCTCCGACTCGATCACCATCCCTTTCACCACGGTTCGCTCGGTGCCGTTCGCTCACTCGGCCGGGCGGGCGTGGAAGTGCACGCCTTCGTGGAATCCCCGCGCGGTCCGCTCGCCCGGTCCCGTTATCTGCACCGGGCGCACCCCATTCCCGGGGCCGCGGATATCGATGTCGAGCGGCTGCTGCTGCGTACCGCGGAACGTATCGGGCGGCCCGCCGTTCTCCTTCCCATGGACGACGCGGGCGCGCTCGCCCTGGCCTCCGGCCTCGCGGACCGCCTGCGCGGCGCCTATCTGCTGCCCGGGACGACCCCCGGCGCCGTGGAGCGGGCCGCCGACAAGGAGCGGCTGGCCGGGCTGTGCGCCGAGCTCGGGCTGCCGCACCCCGCGACCGTCGTCCCGGACGGGCCGCAGGAGGTGGCCGCCGCCGTACGGGAGCTGGGGCTGCCGCTGATCGCCAAGTGGAGCCGCCCCTGGCTGCTGCCGAAGGACAGCGGGCTGCGCAGCGCGACCGTGATCACCTCGGCCGGTCAGGCGCTGCGGCTGTACGCGGCGAGCGCCCGGGCCGGGAGCCGGCTGCTGCTCCAGCGGCGGCTGGCCGGCGGCCGGAACGCCGACTGGTTCTTCCACGGCTGTTTCGGCCGGGGCGGGGTGCCGCTGTACGGGGGCACCGGGCGCAAGGACCTGTCGTGGCCGCTGGGCGCCGGGGCCACCGCCGTGGGGAGCTGGCGGGAGAACCCCGAGGTGGCGGCGGCGGCCCGGCGGCTGGCTGCGCACCTGGGCCATCACGGCATCCTCGACCTGGACTTCCGCCGCGAGGCCGGCTCCGGCGCGTACCACCTGCTGGATGTCAATCCGCGTCCCGGGGCGCAGTTCCGGCTGTTCACGGATCCGTCGGGGCTCGATGTGGTGCGGGCGCTGCACCTGGATCTGACGGGGCGGCGGGTGCCGGTGGGGCGGGCGGTGCCGGGGCGGATGTTCGTCGCCGAGAACTACGGGCTGCTGGCCGCCCTGACCGCCCCCGCGCGGGTGGCGGCGCTGCGCGGGCGGCCGGTGGAGACGGCGTGGTTCGCGGCGGACGATCCGGCGCCGTTCGCGGCGATGGCGGGCGGGTGGACGGCGCGGGCGGCGCGCAAGGGGTGGGAGCGGGCTCGGTCCCTCTCCTCTTCCTCCCGCTCTCCTTCCCCGCACCCCTCGGCCCCGGCCCCGCTTTCCCGCGCGATCCCGGCTCCGGCCACCGTGCCGGTGCCCGCGTCCTCCCCCCTTCCACCCCACCCAACCCAGTGA
- a CDS encoding NAD(P)-binding domain-containing protein, whose translation MHDLVVVGAGPYGLSIAAHAAAAGLDLRILGRPMASWRDHMPGGMFLKSEPWASNLSDAAREHTLAAYCAEREERAEHGHPLPIETFTDYGMWFARRLPVPVEEQNVVSVTPHGDGFRVETDTGEVMLCRTLALAIGVMPFVHLPQALRDLPPELASHSSGHRDLAAFKGQEVTVVGAGQAALETAALLLEHGALPTVVARAGAINWNTVPQPLRRNPLARLRAPHSGLGTGWSSWAYSRVPWAVRRLPETTRVKIATTALGPAGAWWLRERVEGAVPVRLGHRIRRAVRIEDGVRLELATPGEGRSLIETEHVIAATGFVPDLRRLDLLDPALRDGLTAVLGTRAPQLDAGFESSRPGLFFAGLLAAPTFGPSMRFVYGASFTAGRLVKAVRQRLARLASVPGGATAGVSVPGVPRPAAQQGDAGKSGKAGEAAADEPGGTVEVAGQEQARSSAG comes from the coding sequence ATGCACGACCTGGTAGTGGTAGGCGCCGGCCCGTACGGCCTGTCGATCGCCGCGCACGCGGCCGCGGCCGGTCTGGATCTGCGGATCCTGGGCCGGCCGATGGCGTCCTGGCGGGATCACATGCCCGGTGGCATGTTCCTGAAGTCGGAGCCCTGGGCGTCCAATCTGTCCGACGCGGCGCGCGAGCACACCCTCGCCGCCTACTGCGCGGAGCGCGAGGAACGGGCCGAGCACGGCCATCCGCTGCCGATCGAGACGTTCACGGACTACGGCATGTGGTTCGCGCGGCGGCTCCCGGTGCCGGTGGAGGAACAGAACGTCGTGTCCGTGACGCCGCACGGCGACGGCTTCCGGGTGGAGACGGACACCGGCGAGGTCATGCTGTGCCGCACGCTCGCGCTGGCGATCGGCGTCATGCCGTTCGTCCATCTGCCGCAGGCGCTGCGCGACCTGCCACCGGAACTGGCCTCGCACAGCAGCGGGCACCGCGACCTGGCCGCGTTCAAGGGGCAGGAGGTGACGGTGGTCGGCGCGGGGCAGGCGGCGCTGGAGACGGCCGCGCTGCTGCTGGAGCACGGCGCGCTGCCCACGGTGGTGGCCCGGGCGGGCGCCATCAACTGGAACACCGTGCCGCAGCCGCTGCGCCGCAATCCGCTCGCCCGGCTGCGCGCCCCGCACAGCGGGCTCGGCACGGGGTGGAGCAGCTGGGCGTACTCGCGGGTGCCGTGGGCGGTGCGCCGGCTGCCGGAGACCACCCGGGTCAAGATCGCCACGACGGCGCTGGGCCCGGCGGGCGCGTGGTGGCTGCGGGAACGGGTGGAGGGAGCGGTGCCGGTCCGGCTGGGACACCGGATCCGGCGGGCGGTACGGATCGAGGACGGCGTGCGGCTCGAACTGGCCACGCCGGGTGAGGGGCGGTCGCTGATCGAGACGGAGCACGTCATCGCGGCCACCGGCTTCGTACCGGATCTGCGTCGGCTCGATCTGCTCGACCCGGCGCTGCGGGACGGGCTGACGGCGGTGCTGGGGACGCGGGCGCCGCAGCTGGACGCGGGCTTCGAGTCCTCGCGGCCCGGTCTCTTCTTCGCGGGGCTGCTGGCGGCGCCGACGTTCGGGCCCTCGATGCGGTTCGTCTACGGGGCGTCCTTCACGGCGGGGCGGCTGGTGAAGGCGGTGCGGCAGCGGCTGGCGCGGCTGGCGAGTGTGCCCGGTGGTGCGACGGCGGGGGTGTCCGTGCCGGGCGTGCCCCGGCCGGCCGCCCAGCAGGGCGACGCCGGGAAGTCCGGGAAGGCGGGCGAGGCCGCGGCGGACGAGCCGGGCGGGACGGTGGAGGTGGCCGGGCAGGAACAGGCCCGGTCCTCCGCCGGCTGA
- a CDS encoding FMN-dependent NADH-azoreductase has translation MPTLLHIDSSLNGDNSVSREVTKTFREEWLAHHPDGKVIYRDLAAEPLPHTTAVSHYAPNVDAGDRTPEQQAAYALRDELAKELEEADAVVLGAPLYNYTIPSTLKSWLDHVIIGGRTSMAETPSAAGTPVTVVTSRGGSYAPGTPMEGNDFAQNYLTWVLGSTLALDVTFIVPELTLARIVPAMSGLIEQADASRAKAHEQARDRAKALAAA, from the coding sequence ATGCCCACGCTGCTGCACATCGACTCCTCCCTGAACGGCGACAACTCCGTCTCCCGCGAGGTCACCAAGACCTTCCGCGAGGAGTGGCTCGCGCATCACCCCGACGGCAAGGTCATCTACCGCGACCTGGCCGCCGAGCCGCTGCCGCACACCACCGCCGTCTCGCACTACGCGCCCAACGTCGACGCCGGGGACCGCACCCCCGAGCAGCAGGCCGCGTACGCGCTCCGCGACGAGCTGGCCAAGGAGCTGGAGGAGGCCGACGCCGTCGTCCTGGGCGCGCCGCTGTACAACTACACGATCCCCTCCACGCTCAAGAGCTGGCTGGACCACGTGATCATCGGCGGCCGCACCTCGATGGCCGAGACCCCGAGCGCGGCCGGCACGCCCGTCACCGTGGTCACCAGCCGTGGCGGCTCGTACGCGCCCGGCACCCCCATGGAGGGCAACGACTTCGCCCAGAACTACCTCACCTGGGTTCTCGGCAGCACCCTCGCCCTGGACGTCACCTTCATCGTTCCGGAGCTGACCCTGGCCCGCATCGTGCCGGCCATGTCCGGGCTGATCGAGCAGGCCGACGCCTCCCGCGCCAAGGCCCACGAGCAGGCCCGCGACCGCGCCAAGGCCCTCGCCGCCGCCTGA
- a CDS encoding winged helix-turn-helix transcriptional regulator → MTRVFGVFGKRWTGLVVAALMGGPGQFAVLRRSIPGISERMLSDRLSELAALELVSREVDPGPPLRVTYRLTAAGEDLRPALVELSRWAEQHLVNGAEQCPEALRE, encoded by the coding sequence ATGACCCGGGTCTTCGGCGTCTTCGGGAAGCGGTGGACGGGGCTGGTGGTGGCCGCCCTGATGGGCGGACCCGGACAGTTCGCGGTGCTGCGCCGCTCGATCCCCGGGATCAGCGAACGGATGCTCTCGGACCGGCTGAGCGAGCTGGCCGCGCTCGAACTCGTCTCGCGCGAGGTGGACCCCGGCCCCCCGCTGCGCGTCACCTACCGGCTCACGGCGGCCGGGGAGGATCTGCGCCCGGCCCTGGTGGAGCTGTCGCGCTGGGCCGAGCAGCACCTGGTGAACGGTGCGGAGCAGTGCCCGGAGGCGCTGCGCGAATGA
- a CDS encoding rhodanese-like domain-containing protein, translating to MNFPNIPTVPVGDVPADAVLLDVREPDEWAAGRAEGALHVPIREVVDRLPEITERAGDGPLYVLCRVGGRSAQVTGYLVQQGIDATNVAGGLQAWHEAGKPLVSDAGEPFVL from the coding sequence ATGAACTTCCCGAACATCCCCACCGTTCCCGTGGGCGACGTGCCCGCCGACGCCGTACTCCTGGACGTGCGCGAGCCGGACGAGTGGGCGGCAGGGCGCGCCGAGGGCGCGCTGCACGTCCCCATCCGTGAGGTGGTGGACCGGCTTCCGGAGATCACCGAACGGGCCGGGGACGGACCGCTGTACGTGCTGTGCCGGGTGGGCGGCCGGTCGGCGCAGGTCACCGGGTACCTGGTGCAGCAGGGCATCGACGCGACCAATGTGGCGGGCGGGCTGCAGGCCTGGCACGAGGCGGGGAAGCCGCTGGTGAGCGACGCGGGCGAGCCGTTCGTCCTGTAG
- a CDS encoding radical SAM protein — MPTHPLRPRFAWLEITGFCNLRCRHCYAGSSPQGTHGEMTDADWLRVLGELSELGVRDVQFIGGEPTLHPGLPAYIHSARRHGMEVEVFSNMTHIGPPLWEALRRDGVRLAFSYYSADPAAHDEMTGAAGSHARTRANIRRARELGVPLRGSLIEEVRTVPEQRAGDGGRRDLLELGVREIGTDRVRPYGRAADGAGRAPQCGGLCGRCGHGRLAVLPDGRVTPCVFSRWLAMGNAREQSLREICAGDATLRARQELAAHFPPAAVHATPVCLPDCAPAASVKKKRKEDEEGTGGGTEPAPGVRGTAGR, encoded by the coding sequence ATGCCCACGCACCCCCTGCGCCCACGCTTCGCCTGGCTGGAGATCACCGGCTTCTGCAATCTGCGCTGCCGGCACTGCTACGCCGGTTCCTCCCCGCAGGGCACCCACGGCGAGATGACCGACGCCGACTGGCTGCGGGTGCTCGGCGAGCTGAGCGAACTCGGCGTGCGCGACGTGCAGTTCATCGGCGGCGAGCCCACCCTGCACCCCGGTCTGCCCGCGTACATCCACAGCGCCCGCCGGCACGGCATGGAGGTCGAGGTGTTCAGCAACATGACGCACATCGGCCCCCCGCTGTGGGAGGCGCTGCGCCGCGACGGGGTACGGCTGGCCTTCAGCTACTACAGCGCGGACCCCGCCGCCCACGACGAGATGACCGGAGCGGCCGGGTCGCACGCCCGCACCCGCGCCAACATCCGGCGCGCCCGCGAACTGGGCGTACCCCTGCGCGGCAGCCTCATCGAGGAGGTGCGCACCGTGCCCGAACAGCGTGCCGGGGACGGCGGCCGGCGCGATCTGCTGGAGCTGGGCGTGCGGGAGATCGGTACGGACCGGGTCCGCCCGTACGGACGTGCCGCCGACGGCGCGGGACGCGCCCCGCAGTGCGGCGGGCTGTGCGGACGCTGTGGCCACGGGCGGCTCGCGGTGCTGCCCGACGGGCGCGTCACCCCGTGCGTGTTCTCCCGCTGGCTGGCCATGGGCAACGCGCGCGAGCAGAGCCTGCGGGAGATCTGCGCCGGCGACGCGACCCTGCGGGCGAGGCAGGAGCTGGCGGCGCACTTCCCGCCGGCGGCCGTGCACGCCACCCCCGTCTGTCTCCCCGACTGCGCCCCCGCCGCGAGCGTCAAGAAGAAGCGCAAGGAGGACGAGGAGGGGACGGGCGGCGGAACGGAGCCGGCGCCCGGCGTGCGCGGGACCGCGGGCCGCTGA
- a CDS encoding MarR family winged helix-turn-helix transcriptional regulator, with protein MSSGELEDDLRWLLLQMKFGLTVAEDRAVRQHGMDLWGYTVLLGLAEEPARTQLALSEASSIDKSKMVAVLDDLEKAGLITRRPDPEDRRARIVTATDAGQRALAAARAEVAAIERLALADLDEAERTALKAMLRRAVTGPLRRLAAGERPPEGAGPTPWGVVARPSEPAPPVPPR; from the coding sequence ATGAGCAGCGGCGAGCTTGAAGACGACCTGCGATGGCTGCTGCTGCAGATGAAGTTCGGTCTCACCGTGGCCGAGGACCGGGCCGTGCGGCAGCACGGCATGGACCTGTGGGGCTACACCGTGCTGCTCGGGCTCGCGGAGGAGCCGGCCCGCACCCAGCTGGCGCTGTCCGAGGCGTCGTCCATCGACAAGAGCAAGATGGTCGCCGTCCTGGACGACCTGGAGAAGGCCGGGCTGATCACCCGGCGCCCGGACCCGGAGGACCGCCGGGCGCGCATCGTCACGGCCACCGACGCCGGACAGCGGGCCCTGGCCGCCGCGCGCGCCGAGGTGGCGGCCATCGAACGGCTGGCGCTGGCCGATCTGGACGAGGCCGAACGCACCGCGCTCAAGGCGATGCTGCGGCGCGCGGTCACCGGTCCGCTGCGCAGGCTGGCCGCCGGCGAACGGCCGCCGGAGGGGGCGGGGCCTACGCCGTGGGGCGTGGTGGCGCGGCCGTCGGAGCCGGCGCCACCGGTGCCGCCGCGCTGA
- a CDS encoding aminotransferase class I/II-fold pyridoxal phosphate-dependent enzyme — protein MSSGSRAIATSVFTEMTELARRTGAVNLGQGVPELPGPPALLRDVSEAVLAGDNQYPPAYGLPALREAIAAHQLRRYGLRHAPDGEVLVTTGATEALAAAVLALTGPGDEILTFDPCYDAYPAGARLSGATLMAVPLAADRDRFVLDADALRAAVTPRTRLLLFNSPHNPTGKVFTPAELETVAAVCREHDLIAVTDEVYEHLLYDEGDRHLPLAALPGMRERTLTISSAGKTFNVTGWKVGWVCGPSSLVSAVTSVKQFLTYASGTPYQAALARALDGVEEWAAQLRDTLRANRALLTEGLTAAGLRPYRAEAGYFLQADVRPWGYQDGVRFCRELPERAGVVAIPTSAFQLNPGGPGSPPYLARFSFCKPPASLREAAERLSAAAPVAPAPTAAPPRPTA, from the coding sequence ATGAGCAGCGGCAGCCGGGCGATCGCGACCTCCGTCTTCACCGAGATGACCGAACTGGCCCGGCGCACGGGGGCCGTCAACCTCGGGCAGGGCGTGCCCGAGCTGCCCGGCCCGCCCGCACTGCTGCGCGACGTGAGCGAGGCGGTGCTGGCCGGCGACAACCAGTACCCGCCCGCCTACGGGCTGCCCGCCCTGCGCGAGGCCATCGCCGCCCACCAGCTGCGCCGCTACGGCCTGCGGCACGCGCCGGACGGCGAGGTCCTGGTCACCACCGGCGCCACCGAGGCGCTGGCCGCCGCCGTCCTGGCCCTCACCGGTCCTGGCGACGAGATCCTCACCTTCGACCCCTGCTACGACGCCTACCCCGCCGGCGCCCGGCTCAGCGGCGCCACGCTGATGGCCGTGCCGCTCGCCGCGGACAGGGACCGTTTCGTCCTGGACGCCGACGCGCTGCGCGCCGCCGTCACCCCGCGCACCCGGCTGCTGCTGTTCAACTCCCCGCACAACCCCACCGGCAAGGTCTTCACCCCCGCCGAGCTGGAGACCGTCGCGGCGGTGTGCCGCGAGCACGACCTGATCGCGGTCACCGACGAGGTGTACGAACACCTGCTGTACGACGAGGGTGACCGGCACCTGCCGCTCGCCGCGCTGCCCGGGATGCGCGAGCGCACCCTGACCATCTCCTCGGCCGGCAAGACGTTCAACGTCACCGGCTGGAAGGTGGGCTGGGTCTGCGGCCCGTCCTCCCTGGTCAGCGCCGTCACCTCCGTGAAGCAGTTCCTCACCTACGCCTCGGGCACCCCGTACCAGGCGGCCCTGGCCCGCGCGCTGGACGGCGTCGAGGAGTGGGCGGCCCAGCTGCGGGACACGCTGCGGGCGAACCGGGCGCTGCTCACCGAGGGGCTGACGGCGGCCGGGCTGCGCCCGTACCGCGCCGAGGCCGGGTACTTCCTCCAGGCCGATGTCCGGCCCTGGGGGTATCAGGACGGGGTGCGGTTCTGCCGCGAACTGCCCGAGCGTGCCGGGGTGGTCGCCATCCCGACCTCCGCCTTCCAGCTGAACCCGGGCGGGCCGGGCTCCCCGCCGTACCTGGCGCGGTTCTCGTTCTGCAAACCGCCCGCGTCGCTGCGGGAGGCGGCGGAACGGCTCAGCGCGGCGGCACCGGTGGCGCCGGCTCCGACGGCCGCGCCACCACGCCCCACGGCGTAG
- the trxA gene encoding thioredoxin, translating to MTTIELTKDNFEEQVASKGIAFVDFWASWCGPCRKFAPVFEEAAGRHDDIMFGKVDTEAQQELAQAFQITSIPTLMAIRDNVVLYSQPGAIPGTALEELIAKVREVDMAEVHQKLAEQQAGEEGAQQPGQGPAA from the coding sequence ATGACCACCATCGAGCTGACCAAGGACAACTTCGAGGAGCAGGTCGCCAGCAAGGGGATCGCCTTCGTCGACTTCTGGGCCTCCTGGTGCGGGCCCTGCCGCAAGTTCGCCCCCGTCTTCGAGGAGGCGGCCGGCCGGCACGACGACATCATGTTCGGCAAGGTGGACACCGAGGCCCAGCAGGAGCTGGCCCAGGCCTTCCAGATCACCTCCATCCCCACCCTGATGGCGATCCGCGACAACGTCGTGCTGTACTCCCAGCCCGGCGCCATCCCCGGCACCGCGCTGGAGGAGCTGATCGCCAAGGTCCGCGAGGTCGACATGGCCGAGGTGCACCAGAAGCTCGCCGAGCAGCAGGCCGGGGAAGAAGGCGCGCAGCAGCCCGGCCAGGGGCCCGCCGCCTAA
- a CDS encoding heavy metal translocating P-type ATPase, which produces MNDSISDSGTRDEIELAIGGMTCASCAARIEKKLNRMEGVTASVNYATEKARVSYGGEVAVPDLIAVVERTGYTAAVPEPPVPEPAPAAPGGTGARATPGAPDELATLRHRLLVTVALSVPVVALAMVPAWQFEYWQWLSLTLAAPAVIWGGWSFHRAAFTNARHGAATMDTLVSIGTLAALLWSVWALFFGMAGHPGMTHPFELTIQRGDASGNIYLEAAAGVTAFLLTGRYLEARAKRTAGAALRALMELGAKEVTVLRDGVPVLVPVDRLAVGDRFLVRPGEKIATDGVVVEGSSAVDTSMLTGESVPVEVAAGDAVTGATVNAGGRLVVEATRVGADTQLARMAKLVEDAQHGKAAAQRLADRISAVFVPAVIVLALGTLAFWLLTGGGASAAFTAAVAVLIIACPCALGLATPTALMVGTGRGAQIGVLIKGPEVLENTRKADTIVLDKTGTVTTGRMTLLGVHVADGTPEADVLRLAGALEHASEHPIAQAVAAGAAERLGAALPTPEDFANVPGLGVQGVVEGHAVLVGRERLLTEWAIELPDALAAARARAEAAGRTAITVAWDGEARAVFEVADAVKETSAEAVARLRDLGLTPILLTGDNEAVARAVAAEVGIDAEHVIAGVMPQDKVDVVRRLQAGGKTVAMVGDGVNDAAALATADLGLAMGTGTDAAIEAGDLTLVRGDLRVAADAIRLSRKTLFTIKTNLVWAFGYNVAALPLAAAGLLNPMLAGAAMAFSSVSVVANSLRLRTFRAAERR; this is translated from the coding sequence ATGAACGACAGCATCAGCGACAGCGGCACCAGGGACGAGATCGAGCTCGCCATCGGCGGGATGACGTGTGCCTCCTGCGCGGCGCGGATCGAGAAGAAGCTCAACCGCATGGAGGGGGTGACGGCGAGCGTCAACTACGCCACCGAGAAGGCCAGGGTCAGCTACGGCGGCGAGGTGGCGGTGCCCGATCTCATCGCCGTGGTCGAGAGGACGGGGTACACCGCCGCCGTACCGGAACCACCGGTACCCGAGCCGGCCCCCGCCGCACCGGGCGGCACAGGCGCCCGGGCCACCCCCGGCGCCCCCGACGAGCTGGCCACGCTGCGGCACCGGCTGCTGGTCACCGTGGCGCTGTCCGTCCCCGTGGTCGCCCTGGCCATGGTGCCGGCCTGGCAGTTCGAGTACTGGCAGTGGCTCTCCCTGACCCTCGCCGCGCCCGCCGTGATCTGGGGCGGCTGGTCCTTCCACCGGGCCGCCTTCACCAACGCCCGGCACGGCGCCGCCACCATGGACACCCTCGTGTCCATCGGCACCCTGGCCGCGCTGCTGTGGTCGGTGTGGGCCCTGTTCTTCGGCATGGCCGGCCACCCCGGCATGACCCACCCCTTCGAGCTGACCATCCAGCGCGGCGACGCCAGCGGCAACATCTACCTGGAGGCGGCGGCCGGGGTCACCGCCTTCCTGCTGACCGGGCGCTATCTGGAGGCCCGCGCCAAGCGCACGGCGGGCGCGGCCCTGCGGGCCCTGATGGAACTGGGCGCCAAGGAGGTCACAGTGCTGCGGGACGGCGTACCCGTCCTGGTGCCGGTCGACCGCCTCGCGGTCGGCGACCGCTTCCTGGTGCGCCCCGGAGAGAAGATCGCCACCGACGGTGTGGTGGTCGAGGGCTCGTCCGCCGTGGACACGTCCATGCTGACCGGGGAGTCCGTACCGGTGGAGGTCGCGGCCGGGGACGCGGTCACCGGCGCCACCGTGAACGCCGGCGGCCGGCTGGTGGTCGAGGCCACCCGGGTCGGCGCCGACACCCAGCTGGCACGGATGGCGAAGCTGGTCGAGGACGCCCAGCACGGCAAGGCGGCGGCCCAGCGGCTCGCCGACCGGATCTCGGCGGTGTTCGTACCGGCCGTGATCGTCCTGGCCCTGGGCACGCTGGCCTTCTGGCTGCTGACGGGTGGCGGGGCGTCCGCCGCGTTCACCGCCGCCGTGGCCGTCCTGATCATCGCCTGCCCGTGCGCGCTGGGCCTGGCCACCCCGACGGCCCTGATGGTCGGCACGGGGCGCGGCGCGCAGATCGGCGTCCTCATCAAGGGCCCCGAGGTCCTGGAGAACACCCGCAAGGCCGACACGATCGTGCTCGACAAGACCGGTACGGTCACCACCGGCCGGATGACCCTGCTGGGCGTGCACGTCGCGGACGGTACGCCGGAGGCCGACGTGCTGCGGCTGGCCGGGGCGCTGGAACACGCCTCGGAACACCCGATCGCCCAGGCGGTCGCGGCGGGCGCGGCGGAGCGCCTGGGGGCGGCGCTGCCCACCCCCGAGGACTTCGCCAATGTGCCCGGGCTCGGTGTGCAGGGGGTCGTGGAGGGCCACGCCGTCCTGGTGGGCCGGGAACGGCTGCTGACGGAGTGGGCCATCGAGCTGCCGGACGCGCTGGCGGCGGCGCGGGCACGGGCGGAGGCCGCAGGCCGCACCGCGATCACCGTCGCCTGGGACGGCGAGGCACGGGCCGTGTTCGAGGTCGCCGACGCGGTGAAGGAGACCAGCGCCGAGGCGGTCGCGCGACTGCGCGACCTGGGCCTGACCCCGATCCTGCTGACCGGTGACAACGAGGCCGTGGCCCGGGCGGTGGCGGCGGAGGTCGGCATCGACGCCGAGCACGTGATCGCCGGGGTGATGCCGCAGGACAAGGTGGATGTCGTCAGGCGGCTGCAGGCCGGGGGCAAGACGGTCGCCATGGTCGGCGACGGCGTGAACGACGCCGCCGCGCTGGCCACCGCCGACCTGGGCCTGGCGATGGGGACCGGGACGGACGCCGCGATCGAGGCCGGCGACCTCACCCTGGTGCGCGGCGACCTGCGGGTGGCGGCGGACGCCATCCGGCTCTCCCGCAAGACGCTGTTCACCATCAAGACCAACCTGGTCTGGGCGTTCGGCTACAACGTCGCCGCGCTGCCGCTGGCGGCGGCCGGGCTGCTGAACCCGATGCTGGCGGGCGCCGCGATGGCCTTCTCCTCGGTGTCGGTGGTGGCCAACAGCCTGCGGCTGCGCACCTTCCGGGCGGCCGAACGCCGGTGA
- a CDS encoding class I SAM-dependent methyltransferase — translation MTRQPDQPDQSAPFPPPDEPDQYDAMGAEYAEHTASNIVNAHYDRPAVLALAGDVTGRRVLDVGCAAGHLSALLIERGAASVTGIDASAQMVRLAGEHCGDSGRFHHADLAAPLDFLPDASFDLVTASLVLHYLEDWSGPLAELRRVLRPGGALVMSVHHPGEDWHWFERPDYFRTERVTDTWTVAGRPRTVRFYRRPLGAAFNALRDAGFTVDRLEEPMPRPEAREQDPAWFDLLSTAPRFLYFRALRPGPGL, via the coding sequence ATGACGCGACAGCCCGACCAGCCCGACCAATCCGCCCCGTTCCCACCGCCGGACGAGCCCGACCAGTACGACGCGATGGGCGCGGAGTACGCCGAGCACACCGCCTCGAACATCGTCAACGCGCACTACGACCGGCCCGCCGTCCTCGCGCTGGCGGGGGACGTGACCGGCCGGCGGGTGCTCGACGTGGGCTGCGCCGCCGGGCACCTGTCCGCGCTGCTCATCGAGCGCGGCGCCGCGTCCGTCACGGGGATCGACGCCAGCGCGCAGATGGTGCGGCTGGCCGGCGAACACTGCGGCGACAGCGGCCGCTTCCACCACGCGGACCTCGCCGCCCCGCTGGACTTCCTCCCGGACGCCTCCTTCGACCTGGTCACGGCCTCCCTCGTGCTGCACTACCTGGAGGACTGGAGCGGCCCCCTGGCCGAACTGCGCCGCGTGCTGCGGCCCGGCGGCGCGCTGGTGATGTCGGTGCACCACCCGGGGGAGGACTGGCACTGGTTCGAGCGGCCGGACTACTTCCGCACCGAGCGGGTGACGGACACCTGGACGGTGGCCGGCCGCCCCCGCACCGTACGGTTCTACCGCCGCCCGCTCGGCGCCGCCTTCAACGCCCTGCGGGACGCCGGTTTCACGGTGGACCGGCTGGAGGAACCGATGCCCCGCCCCGAGGCCCGGGAGCAGGACCCGGCGTGGTTCGACCTGCTCTCCACCGCGCCCCGGTTCCTGTACTTCCGCGCCCTGCGCCCGGGGCCCGGGCTGTGA
- a CDS encoding tellurite resistance TerB family protein: MALWDRIKDSAQTMQSQLVAKKNDLKSGAFRDASMAMCALVAAADGSVDPAERQRVAALIGGNEVLQNFPADDLRQRFNKYVDQLTADFDFGKIGVMQEIAKVKKKPAEARAVIQIGIVIGGADGDFDAQERKVVRDVCFALDIPPAEFDL; encoded by the coding sequence ATGGCCCTGTGGGACCGGATCAAGGATTCCGCCCAGACCATGCAGTCCCAGCTGGTGGCGAAGAAGAACGACCTCAAGAGCGGGGCGTTCCGGGACGCCAGCATGGCCATGTGCGCGCTGGTGGCCGCCGCCGACGGTTCGGTGGACCCGGCCGAGCGGCAGCGGGTCGCGGCGCTCATCGGCGGCAACGAGGTGCTCCAGAACTTCCCGGCCGACGATCTGCGGCAGCGGTTCAACAAGTACGTCGACCAGCTCACCGCCGACTTCGACTTCGGGAAGATCGGGGTGATGCAGGAGATCGCCAAGGTGAAGAAGAAGCCGGCCGAGGCGCGCGCCGTCATCCAGATCGGCATCGTGATCGGCGGCGCGGACGGGGACTTCGACGCCCAGGAGCGCAAGGTCGTCCGCGATGTCTGCTTCGCGCTGGACATCCCCCCGGCTGAGTTCGACCTTTAA